From one Geoalkalibacter halelectricus genomic stretch:
- a CDS encoding CYTH domain-containing protein codes for MGVEIERKFLLRNDEWRAAVVSHSRLRQGFLSTDPHRTLRVRLAADIGTLTVKGLTRGAARLEYEYPIPAADAEAMLDNLCLRPLIEKTRYLVPYGGLTWEIDVFCGDNEGLVVAEVELQDEAQTIALPPWVGAEVTGDPRYYNANLIRRPFSTWAHSS; via the coding sequence ATGGGCGTGGAGATCGAGCGCAAGTTTCTCTTGCGCAACGATGAGTGGCGCGCGGCGGTGGTTTCGCACAGCCGCTTGCGCCAGGGGTTTCTCTCGACGGATCCGCACCGCACCCTGCGCGTGCGCCTGGCCGCGGACATCGGAACCCTCACGGTCAAAGGACTGACGCGCGGAGCGGCGCGCCTGGAATACGAGTATCCCATCCCGGCGGCGGACGCCGAGGCCATGCTCGACAATCTTTGTCTGCGCCCCCTCATCGAAAAAACCCGCTACCTGGTGCCTTATGGCGGACTGACCTGGGAGATCGACGTCTTTTGCGGCGACAACGAAGGCTTGGTGGTCGCTGAAGTCGAATTGCAAGATGAGGCGCAAACAATCGCTCTGCCGCCCTGGGTCGGTGCCGAGGTCACGGGCGATCCGCGCTACTACAACGCCAACCTGATTCGCCGGCCTTTTTCCACCTGGGCGCATTCCTCCTGA